A stretch of Tenrec ecaudatus isolate mTenEca1 chromosome 2, mTenEca1.hap1, whole genome shotgun sequence DNA encodes these proteins:
- the DRD1 gene encoding D(1A) dopamine receptor, with the protein MMRTLNTSAMDGSGLVVERAFSFRILTACFLSLLILSTLLGNTLVCAAVIKFRHLRSKVTNFFVISLAVSDLLVAVLVMPWKAVAEIAGFWPFGSFCNIWVAFDIMCSTASILNLCVISVDRYWAISSPFRYERKMTPKAAFILISVAWTLSVFISFIPVQLSWHKAKSSSPSDGNATSLEETTDNCDSSLSRTYAISSSLISFYIPVAIMIVTYTRIYRIAQKQIRRISALERAAVHAKNCQTTTGNGNAAEGSQPESSFKMSFKRETKVLKTLSVIMGVFVCCWLPFFILNCMVPFCGSGETQPFCIDSITFDVFVWFGWANSSLNPIIYAFNADFRKAFSTLLGCYRLCPATNNAIETVSINNNGAAVFSSHHEPRGSISKECNLVYLIPHAVGSSEDLKKEEACGAARPLEKLSPALSVILDYDTDVSLEKIQPITQNGQHPT; encoded by the coding sequence ATGATGAGGACGCTGAACACCTCGGCCATGGACGGGTCTGGGCTGGTGGTGGAGCGTGCCTTCTCCTTCCGCATCCTCACTGCCTGCTTCCTGTCCCTGCTCATCCTGTCCACACTGCTGGGCAACACATTGGTCTGTGCCGCCGTCATCAAGTTCCGACACCTGCGGTCCAAGGTAACCAACTTCTTCGTCATCTCCTTGGCCGTGTCAGATCTCTTGGTGGCTGTCTTGGTCATGCCCTGGAAGGCAGTGGCAGAGATCGCTGGCTTCTGGCCCTTTGGGTCCTTCTGCAACATCTGGGTGGCCTTTGACATCATGTGCTCCACGGCGTCAATCCTTAATCTCTGCGTGATCAGCGTGGACCGGTACTGGGCCATCTCCAGCCCCTTCAGGTACGAGCGCAAGATGACTCCGAAGGCAGCCTTTATTCTGATCAGCGTGGCATGGACCCTGTCTGTGTTCATCTCTTTCATCCCTGTGCAGCTGAGCTGGCACAAGGCGAAGTCCTCGAGCCCCTCCGACGGGAACGCCACGTCCCTGGAGGAGACCACGGACAACTGCGACTCTAGCTTGAGCAGGACGTACGCCATCTCGTCGTCCCTCATCAGCTTTTACATCCCCGTGGCCATCATGATCGTCACCTACACCAGGATCTACCGGatcgctcagaaacaaatccgGCGCATCTCGGCCTTGGAGAGGGCGGCAGTCCACGCCAAGAATTGCCAGACCACCACGGGCAATGGAAACGCAGCCGAGGGCTCCCAACCTGAAAGTTCCTTTAAGATGTCATTCAAAAGAGAGACTAAGGTTCTGAAGACGCTGTCTGTGATCATGGGGGTGTTCGTGTGCTGCTGGCTGCCCTTTTTCATCTTGAACTGCATGGTGCCCTTCTGTGGCTCCGGAGAGACCCAGCCTTTCTGCATAGACTCTATCACCTTCGATGTGTTCGTGTGGTTTGGATGGGCGAATTCCTCCTTGAACCCCATCATCTACGCTTTCAATGCTGACTTCAGGAAGGCATTTTCCACCCTCTTGGGATGCTACCGGCTTTGCCCGGCCACCAACAATGCCATTGAGACGGTGAGCATCAATAACAATGGGGCTGCGGTGTTCTCCAGCCACCACGAGCCAAGAGgatccatctccaaggagtgcaACCTGGTCTACCTAATCCCGCATGCCGTGGGCTCCTCGGAGGAcctgaagaaagaggaggcctgtGGGGCAGCCAGACCCCTGGAGAAGCTATCCCCAGCCCTCTCTGTCATACTGGACTATGACACCGACGTCTCTCTCGAGAAGATCCAGCCCATCACACAAAACGGGCAGCACCCCACCTGA